A region from the Variovorax sp. RKNM96 genome encodes:
- a CDS encoding branched-chain amino acid ABC transporter permease, translating to MAEPNIPTLNVLPAPRRARAAGMQGKRWVFVAVMFVVLGAVPLAASLAGESFYVSLVSRMMIYALAALGLNLVVGYGGLVSFGHAMYLGIGAYAVGILSYHGVGNGYVHVAAALAAGALVATLVGLVCLRVSGVAFIMITLAFAQMLYFLAVSLKTYGGDDGYALPARSDFGFIDIGNATVLYYLVFAVLMLALFAVSRVVDSRFGMALRGCKSNERRMRALGFPAQRFKLIAYVASALVCVLAGVLLANLTSFVSPSYMQWSVSGELLIMVVFGGVGTLLGPVVGAVAWLVLEELLSSAAIGLPWGGDEFLREHWLGLLGIVVVLVAINLKDGLYGSLAGRKEREGT from the coding sequence ATGGCTGAGCCGAACATTCCCACCCTCAATGTGCTGCCCGCGCCGCGACGTGCGCGCGCTGCCGGCATGCAAGGCAAACGCTGGGTGTTCGTTGCTGTAATGTTTGTCGTGCTGGGCGCGGTGCCGCTCGCAGCCTCGCTGGCCGGCGAATCGTTCTACGTGTCGCTCGTCTCGCGCATGATGATCTACGCGCTCGCCGCGCTGGGCCTGAACCTCGTCGTGGGATACGGCGGCCTCGTGAGCTTCGGGCACGCGATGTACCTGGGCATCGGTGCCTACGCGGTGGGCATCCTGTCTTACCACGGCGTTGGCAACGGTTATGTCCACGTCGCCGCTGCGCTTGCGGCCGGCGCGCTGGTCGCCACGCTCGTGGGCCTGGTGTGCCTGCGGGTGAGTGGTGTCGCGTTCATCATGATCACGCTGGCCTTCGCGCAGATGCTCTATTTCCTGGCGGTGAGCCTGAAGACCTATGGTGGCGACGACGGGTACGCGCTACCGGCGCGCAGCGACTTCGGTTTCATCGACATCGGTAACGCCACAGTGCTTTACTACCTAGTCTTCGCCGTGCTGATGCTGGCGCTGTTCGCGGTCTCTCGCGTGGTGGATTCGCGCTTCGGCATGGCACTGCGCGGCTGCAAGTCGAACGAGCGGCGCATGCGCGCGCTGGGATTCCCAGCGCAGCGCTTCAAGCTCATCGCCTATGTGGCTTCCGCACTCGTGTGCGTGCTCGCTGGCGTGCTGCTGGCCAATCTCACGAGTTTCGTCTCGCCGTCATACATGCAATGGTCGGTCTCCGGCGAACTGCTCATCATGGTGGTGTTCGGCGGCGTGGGCACGCTGCTCGGTCCCGTGGTCGGTGCGGTGGCATGGCTGGTGCTCGAGGAGCTGCTGTCGTCCGCGGCGATCGGCTTGCCGTGGGGCGGCGACGAGTTCCTGCGCGAGCACTGGCTCGGTCTGCTCGGCATCGTCGTCGTGCTGGTGGCGATCAATCTCAAGGACGGCCTCTATGGCTCGCTGGCCGGCCGCAAGGAAAGGGAGGGGACATGA
- a CDS encoding ABC transporter ATP-binding protein has protein sequence MSTLLEVQNIETCYGPSQALFGLSFEVREREVVTLIGRNGMGKSTTVKTVMGMMAPRRGAIRLGGQDIAGRAAYLVARAGVGLVPEGRHIFPNLTVRENLVATASNRRGVAAPWTLDRVCEMFPRLKERERNLGANLSGGEQQMLAIGRALMTNPRLLILDEATEGLAPLIRGEIWSCLMRLKEAGLSLIVIDKNIAPLLRLADRHFIVAKGRVVWGGTSAQLQAKPELLSEYVGV, from the coding sequence ATGAGCACATTGCTCGAGGTGCAGAACATCGAGACCTGCTACGGCCCGAGCCAGGCGCTCTTCGGCCTGAGCTTCGAGGTCCGGGAGCGCGAGGTGGTGACGCTGATCGGACGTAATGGCATGGGCAAATCGACCACCGTGAAAACCGTCATGGGCATGATGGCGCCGCGTCGCGGCGCCATCCGCCTCGGCGGGCAGGACATCGCCGGCCGCGCGGCGTACCTCGTGGCGCGGGCCGGGGTCGGGCTGGTGCCGGAAGGACGGCACATCTTCCCGAACCTGACAGTGCGGGAGAACCTGGTCGCCACCGCGAGCAACCGGCGAGGTGTTGCAGCGCCGTGGACGCTGGATCGGGTGTGCGAGATGTTTCCGCGCCTGAAGGAGCGTGAGCGCAATCTTGGCGCCAACCTCTCGGGCGGCGAGCAGCAGATGCTCGCCATCGGACGCGCTCTCATGACGAACCCGCGCCTGCTGATCCTCGACGAGGCCACCGAGGGGCTGGCGCCGCTCATTCGCGGTGAGATCTGGAGTTGCCTGATGCGGCTCAAGGAAGCGGGGCTGTCGCTGATCGTCATCGACAAGAACATCGCACCGTTGCTGCGCCTGGCCGACCGCCATTTCATCGTCGCGAAGGGCCGCGTCGTCTGGGGTGGCACTTCGGCCCAGTTGCAGGCCAAGCCCGAACTTCTGAGCGAGTACGTCGGCGTGTGA
- a CDS encoding LysR substrate-binding domain-containing protein, with product MKFSAVRDFLAVAERGGLRAAGRHLNVPQPAITRSIHELEKELGAPLFERTPKGVRLTAIGETFLRRATAVRNELQRAKEEIDQLRGETHGTVTICLSSVPHLALLPNALRPFRERFPNVDLRVIDGVFPTVEAALKDGSVDFYIGPPPVQLPAELQMETMFENSRIILGRKGHPLRNARSLRELVDAEWITTSITHKAEEELGPLFAEHDLPPPRLAMRAQSSQTFLVAMAYSDMLMMLPIQWIKFPLWKDVLTQIKVTEALPAPPICIIQRSGMPLTPAADFFRVVMERAAGHMESLTS from the coding sequence ATGAAATTCAGCGCCGTCAGAGATTTCCTGGCCGTCGCCGAGCGCGGCGGCCTGCGTGCCGCCGGCCGGCACCTGAACGTGCCCCAGCCCGCCATCACCCGCAGCATCCACGAACTTGAGAAGGAACTGGGCGCGCCGCTGTTCGAGCGCACCCCCAAGGGCGTTCGCCTCACCGCCATCGGCGAGACCTTCCTGCGCCGGGCGACGGCCGTGCGCAACGAACTGCAGCGCGCGAAGGAGGAGATCGACCAACTGCGCGGCGAGACCCACGGCACGGTCACGATCTGCCTGTCGAGCGTGCCCCACCTGGCGCTGCTGCCGAATGCGCTGCGGCCATTTCGAGAGCGCTTCCCCAACGTGGACCTGCGCGTGATCGACGGCGTGTTTCCCACCGTCGAAGCAGCGCTCAAGGACGGCAGCGTGGACTTCTACATCGGTCCGCCCCCGGTGCAGCTTCCGGCCGAGCTGCAGATGGAGACGATGTTCGAGAACTCGCGCATCATCCTCGGACGCAAGGGGCATCCGCTGCGCAACGCGCGTTCGCTGCGCGAACTGGTCGATGCCGAATGGATCACGACATCGATCACGCACAAGGCCGAAGAAGAACTGGGCCCCCTTTTTGCCGAGCACGACCTGCCGCCGCCACGCCTGGCCATGCGCGCGCAGTCGTCGCAGACCTTTCTCGTGGCCATGGCCTATTCGGACATGCTCATGATGCTGCCGATCCAGTGGATCAAGTTCCCGCTCTGGAAAGACGTGCTGACACAGATCAAGGTGACCGAGGCGCTGCCCGCCCCGCCGATCTGCATCATCCAGCGCTCGGGCATGCCGCTCACGCCGGCCGCCGACTTCTTCCGCGTGGTCATGGAGCGGGCGGCGGGGCACATGGAATCGCTCACGAGCTGA
- a CDS encoding amidohydrolase family protein, which translates to MTAPSTGGKPAFKKIDIYNHVLPPKYFELVKAHSKDAGIVKRMASLRLLWDLEARAQMLAEKFPDVVQVLTLSQPAPEMLGGPDQSPEFARVANDGMAEICARYPDQFPVFVAALPMNNVPAALKEMDRAINELGARGVQVVTNVNGRPLDNPEFFPIFEAMANRHRLPVWMHPFRPGTVSDYKDEERSKYEIWQVLGWPFETSVAMSRMVFSGMLEKLPDLRVITHHCGGMLPYFAGRAESLWAQLGSRSADGSEADVLKRLSKPPIDYFKMFYGDTVLGGSSSALRCGLEFFGVDHVVFASDCPFDPEGGPMFIREGIRSIENQGLSDEDCEKLYLGNALKLMRLARIGKQ; encoded by the coding sequence ATGACAGCGCCATCGACCGGCGGCAAGCCGGCGTTCAAGAAGATCGACATCTACAACCACGTGCTTCCGCCGAAGTACTTCGAGCTCGTGAAGGCGCACTCGAAGGACGCGGGCATCGTCAAGCGCATGGCCAGCCTGCGCCTGCTGTGGGACCTGGAAGCGCGCGCCCAGATGCTGGCTGAGAAGTTTCCGGATGTGGTGCAGGTGCTCACGCTGAGCCAGCCCGCACCCGAAATGCTGGGCGGTCCCGATCAGTCGCCGGAATTCGCGCGCGTCGCCAACGACGGCATGGCCGAAATTTGCGCGCGCTACCCCGACCAGTTCCCCGTCTTCGTCGCCGCCTTGCCGATGAACAACGTGCCGGCCGCGCTGAAGGAAATGGACCGCGCCATCAACGAACTGGGCGCCCGCGGCGTGCAGGTCGTCACCAACGTCAATGGCCGGCCGCTAGACAATCCGGAGTTCTTCCCGATCTTCGAGGCCATGGCCAACCGGCACCGGCTGCCGGTGTGGATGCACCCGTTCCGGCCCGGCACGGTGTCGGACTACAAGGACGAGGAACGGTCCAAGTACGAGATCTGGCAGGTACTCGGTTGGCCCTTCGAGACCTCGGTCGCCATGTCGCGCATGGTCTTCTCGGGTATGTTGGAAAAGCTCCCGGACCTGCGCGTCATCACGCACCACTGCGGCGGCATGCTGCCGTACTTCGCGGGGCGTGCGGAATCGCTGTGGGCCCAGTTGGGCAGTCGCAGCGCCGACGGCAGCGAAGCCGACGTGCTCAAGCGCTTGTCCAAGCCGCCGATCGACTACTTCAAGATGTTCTACGGCGACACGGTGCTTGGCGGCTCGTCCTCTGCGCTGCGTTGCGGGCTCGAGTTCTTCGGCGTCGACCACGTGGTGTTCGCCTCCGACTGCCCGTTCGACCCGGAGGGCGGGCCGATGTTCATCCGCGAGGGCATCCGCTCGATCGAGAACCAGGGCCTGAGCGACGAGGACTGCGAGAAGCTCTACCTGGGCAATGCCCTGAAACTGATGCGCCTTGCGCGCATTGGCAAGCAATGA
- a CDS encoding ABC transporter ATP-binding protein, whose translation MSAAQPLHAPRGLKVTGLVKRFGGFTVTDGLDLDVQPGEIHAVIGPNGAGKTTLINQLCGEMSSDGGCIAFDGADVRHLPVDRRARLGIARSYQITSVFQEFSALQNVMLAVQGASGRSMAFWKPVWKDQELVRPARDLLARVGLADRAERRVSALAHGARRQLEIAMTLALRPRVMLLDEPMAGMSHHESADMVRLLQTLRGSCAIVLVEHDMDAVFALADRITVIVRGRHIATGTADEIRDNQEVRAAYLGDATAEAV comes from the coding sequence ATGAGCGCGGCGCAACCTCTCCATGCCCCGAGGGGGCTGAAAGTCACCGGTCTGGTGAAGCGCTTCGGTGGCTTCACCGTGACGGACGGGCTCGACCTCGATGTGCAGCCGGGCGAGATCCATGCGGTGATCGGTCCCAACGGAGCCGGCAAGACGACGCTGATCAACCAGCTCTGCGGCGAGATGTCCTCGGACGGCGGGTGCATCGCGTTCGACGGCGCGGATGTTCGCCACTTGCCGGTGGATCGCCGCGCGCGCCTGGGCATCGCGCGCAGCTACCAGATCACATCGGTGTTCCAGGAGTTCAGTGCGCTGCAGAACGTGATGCTTGCAGTGCAGGGTGCGAGCGGCCGCAGCATGGCTTTCTGGAAGCCTGTGTGGAAGGACCAGGAGCTCGTGCGTCCGGCGCGCGATCTGCTCGCACGGGTGGGACTGGCCGACCGCGCGGAACGCCGGGTCTCCGCGCTCGCCCACGGTGCGCGCCGTCAGCTCGAGATCGCGATGACGCTGGCGCTGCGGCCCCGAGTCATGCTGCTGGACGAGCCCATGGCAGGCATGAGCCATCACGAGTCGGCCGACATGGTGCGGCTTCTGCAGACGCTGCGCGGCAGTTGCGCGATCGTGCTCGTCGAGCACGACATGGACGCGGTCTTCGCGCTGGCCGACCGCATCACGGTCATCGTGCGCGGGCGCCACATCGCCACCGGGACCGCAGACGAGATCCGCGACAACCAGGAGGTGCGCGCAGCGTACCTCGGCGACGCAACAGCGGAGGCGGTATGA
- a CDS encoding branched-chain amino acid ABC transporter permease translates to MTGALFLAQILNGFQLGVLLFLLSAGLTLVLGIMHCINLAHGSLFMAGAYLAATVFERTQSFMLAALAAVTGTLLLGLAVERMVLAKLYARDHLYQVLATFGIILFFNEAARVFWGQAPIFMNVPPALDGTIDLFGLAYPAYRFAIIAIGLAVGLLLYVVIHRTRIGMLIRAGASDAAMVSALGVNIGRLNALVFAAGAALAGLAGLMSAPIISVQPGMGEPVLILALVVLITGGIGSIRGAFYGALIVGAVDTVGRAFLPMALREMLETSLAQAAGPAIASMLIYLLMAVVLAVRPAGLFPVRHG, encoded by the coding sequence ATGACGGGCGCGCTGTTTCTCGCCCAGATCCTCAACGGCTTCCAACTCGGCGTGCTGCTGTTCTTGCTCTCCGCAGGTCTCACGCTGGTGCTGGGCATCATGCATTGCATCAACCTGGCGCACGGCTCGCTGTTCATGGCAGGTGCCTACCTGGCCGCGACGGTGTTCGAGCGCACGCAGTCCTTCATGCTCGCTGCCTTGGCCGCCGTGACCGGCACCCTGCTGCTGGGCTTGGCGGTGGAGCGCATGGTGCTTGCCAAGCTCTATGCACGCGACCACCTCTACCAAGTGCTCGCGACCTTCGGCATCATCCTTTTCTTCAACGAGGCAGCTCGAGTCTTCTGGGGCCAGGCGCCGATCTTCATGAACGTGCCGCCCGCGCTGGACGGCACCATCGACCTGTTCGGCCTGGCGTATCCGGCCTACCGGTTCGCGATCATTGCGATCGGCCTGGCGGTCGGCCTCCTTCTGTACGTGGTGATCCACCGCACGCGCATCGGCATGCTGATTCGCGCAGGCGCTTCTGACGCGGCCATGGTCTCTGCGTTGGGCGTGAACATCGGCCGCCTCAACGCGCTGGTGTTCGCGGCCGGCGCAGCGCTCGCAGGGCTCGCGGGGCTCATGTCGGCACCCATCATCTCGGTGCAGCCGGGCATGGGCGAGCCGGTGCTCATCCTCGCGCTGGTGGTGCTGATCACGGGCGGTATCGGCTCGATCCGCGGTGCCTTTTATGGTGCGCTGATCGTCGGTGCGGTCGATACGGTGGGGCGCGCGTTCCTGCCGATGGCGCTGCGCGAGATGCTCGAGACCTCGCTGGCCCAGGCCGCCGGCCCCGCGATCGCATCGATGCTGATCTATCTCCTGATGGCGGTGGTGCTCGCAGTGCGCCCCGCAGGACTCTTTCCGGTGCGCCATGGCTGA
- a CDS encoding ABC transporter substrate-binding protein, whose protein sequence is MLRFDKKFFALALSALCLQGPVLAQPAPIKIGYVNTFSGPIGTLGQDMYDGFMLGVEQNAGKLGGVPVQILKQDDQFKPDAAVQIVQKLIEKDNVPIITGIAGSNVMMAVQKQVTGKEVFLISANAGPSPMAGAQCSPYQFVASWQNDSWAEAAGKYAQDKGYKRMVLLASNYQAGKDAIRGFKKYFKGQVLDEAYPGLTQPDFAAELAPIAASKPDAVFAFIPGGQAVNFTRQYQQAGLLKTVPLLTVGMMDGTTLPALKDAALGVQAVHFWAPDTDNAVSRQFVEAFEKRHGRIPSNFAAQGYDSALLLDAAIERVKGNVTDKKAFMAALKAGSAKSVRGTLRFDNNNFPISNWYAFEVAKDAKGRVSLKTVATPLKDYRDSYHAECPMS, encoded by the coding sequence ATGCTCCGTTTTGACAAGAAATTCTTCGCGCTGGCGTTATCCGCGCTCTGCCTGCAAGGCCCAGTCCTCGCGCAACCCGCGCCGATCAAGATCGGCTACGTCAACACCTTTTCAGGCCCGATCGGAACGCTCGGGCAGGACATGTACGACGGCTTCATGCTCGGCGTGGAACAGAACGCCGGCAAGCTCGGAGGCGTCCCGGTGCAGATCCTCAAGCAGGACGACCAGTTCAAGCCCGACGCGGCGGTGCAGATCGTGCAGAAACTGATCGAGAAGGACAACGTGCCGATCATCACAGGCATCGCGGGATCCAACGTGATGATGGCGGTGCAAAAGCAAGTCACCGGCAAGGAGGTGTTCCTCATTAGTGCCAACGCGGGGCCGTCGCCGATGGCGGGTGCGCAATGCTCGCCGTACCAGTTCGTCGCCTCCTGGCAGAACGACAGCTGGGCCGAGGCGGCCGGCAAGTATGCGCAGGACAAGGGCTATAAGCGCATGGTGCTGCTGGCATCGAACTATCAGGCCGGCAAGGACGCGATCCGTGGGTTCAAGAAGTACTTCAAGGGTCAAGTGCTCGACGAGGCCTACCCGGGGCTCACGCAGCCGGACTTCGCGGCCGAGCTGGCGCCGATCGCGGCGAGCAAGCCCGACGCCGTGTTCGCATTCATCCCCGGCGGACAGGCTGTCAACTTCACGCGCCAGTACCAGCAGGCCGGGCTGCTGAAGACCGTGCCGCTGCTGACCGTGGGCATGATGGACGGCACGACGTTGCCCGCACTCAAGGATGCCGCGCTCGGCGTGCAGGCGGTGCATTTCTGGGCCCCCGACACCGATAACGCGGTGAGCCGCCAGTTCGTCGAGGCCTTCGAGAAACGGCATGGCCGCATTCCCTCGAACTTCGCCGCACAGGGCTACGACTCGGCGCTGCTGCTCGACGCGGCGATCGAGCGCGTCAAGGGCAACGTCACGGACAAGAAGGCCTTCATGGCGGCGCTGAAGGCGGGCAGTGCGAAGTCGGTGCGCGGCACCCTGCGCTTCGACAACAACAACTTCCCGATCAGCAACTGGTATGCCTTCGAGGTGGCGAAGGACGCCAAGGGGCGCGTGAGCCTGAAGACCGTTGCGACGCCCTTGAAGGACTACCGCGACTCGTACCACGCCGAGTGCCCGATGTCGTGA